Genomic segment of Gilliamella apis:
ACACCACCATCGGCATAAAAATACGATCAACCTTTTGCTCAATCAGCTCCATAATATGCCCATGAACCAATTTGGCAGGAAAACAGATACTATCCGACATTACTGTACCTGCGCCCTTTTCATAAATCTCATGCGTCGAGTATGGTGATAACGTTACATTAATACCACTATTGGTTAACAACGTGTGCCAAAATGGAAAATTTTCGTATTGTCCTAAAACACGAGGAATACCAACATTGAGCTTAGATTCAGTATTATGGATATTGGTTCGCTCAAATAATAACGCATTTTTATAATCAAACATATTAAATGCATTTTTATCTTGATATTGATTATTACTCAAAAAGCGTTCGCATTTATTACCAGAATAATAACGCTGACCATTGGCAAAACGATAAATCATAATATCACATTTATTTTCACACCCCTTACAGCGTGATGGTTTCGCTTTATTATCTTCAGCTTTATGTAGATTATCTAATCCAATAAATTGCGAAGGTGTTGGTTGTTGCTCATAATGGTTTTTTGCCACTAATGCTGCACCATAAGCCCCCATGAGTTCAGGAATATTTGAACTAGCAATTTGAGCCCCAGTTAACTGCTCTAAGGCACGAAACACCGCAGGATTTTTAAACGTCCCTCCTTGCACCACAATATGATCACCTAATTTGCGCATATCATGTAATTTCAGTACTTTATGAATGGCATTTTTAATCACTGAAAAAGCCAACCCTGCAGAAATATCGCCCATTGTTGCGTTTTCACGCAGTGCCTGTTTCACTTTTGAGTTCATAAAAACTGTGCAACGGGTACCCAGATCACAGGGATTATTGGACTTACATGCTGCGTCAGCAAAATCAATAGTATTTGAATTGAGTGATTTTGCGAAGGTTTCAATAAATGAACCACAGCCAGAAGAACATGCTTCATTTAACTCAATATGATTTACGACACCATTGGCAATAAAGATGGCTTTCATATCTTGACCACCAATATCCATGATAAAACTGACCTTAGGCTCAATATGTTTAGCAGCAGCAAAATGCGCCATTGTTTCGACTAGACCATCATCAATCGCAAAAGCGGCTTTTAGTAGTTCCTCACCATAACCAGTGACACCTGTGCGAGCAATAATAATCTCTTTACCTGATGCAGCAATCTCATCCTTTAATACCGTTAACCCTTTAATTAATGCGGTGATTGAGTGGCCATTATTAGGCGCATAATAAGTAAAAAGTAGCTCGTCATCCTCACTAATTAAGGTAATTTTAGTGGTAGTTGAACCGCTATCAATTCCCAAATACGCTTTCTGTTTTTGGTAAGCTGTTAAAGCTAGACGGGGGATTTGAATATAGTTGCGTTTTTGTTGCCAATCATCAAAAGACAAGGCTTGATTAAAAAGTGGTTTTAACCTAAAAGACTGATTGACTTGAATCTTGGTTGAGGCATTTAATCTATCAATAAATTCAGTAAGTGTAAGTTGACTACGTTCAATTGCATGAATCGCTGCGCCCCAAGCGGACAACAAAGTAGGATGCTCGGTGGTAACTATCTGGTCTTCATTTAACTTTAGTGTCTCTAACGCGGCCTTGCCTAACGTTGGAATAAACGAAAACGGTCCACCAATCAACATTACTTTGGGTACGATATCATAACCACGAGCTAACGTATTGACCAATTGAATACAGACAGCATGTAAAACTGAATAGGCAATATTCTCTTTTGATACATTACGGCTAATTAAATTTTGCACATCAGTCTTAGCAAATACACCACAACGTGATGCAATAGGAAAGACTTTATCATGTTGAGTTGCTAGAAGATCAAATTCTTGTACTGGAGTATTGAGCAAGGTCGCCATCTGATCGATAAATGCCCCAGTACCTCCAGCACAACTACCATTCATTCGAATATCAGGCGGGCGGTCAGGAAAAAAGAAGATCATTTTACTATCTTCACCGCCAATATCGATTAACGTTCTAACCTCTGGATATTTGCGCTGCACCACTTCCGAAGCGGCAACCACCTCTTGAATAAAGGCGATATCGGCTTTTTCTGAAATACCCATCCCAGCAGAACCAGTCACCTTGACCGATAATACAATCTCTTCACCCAATTGTTGTTTAATTTCATCTAATAGTGATAAAACTGTTGGAACAATATGGGTATTATGGCGAACATAATTGGTATAAACAAAATTATCTTGCTTATCAAGCACGACACATTTTGCTGTAGTAGATCCGACATCCAATCCAAGTCTATACATTTTTGGCATAAACAAACTCACATTTGCAAAATTAGACTTAACCTATAAAAGGGTCACAAATATTACTAAATAACTATATTTTTATTGTGGAATTATTATAGCGAAATCTTTCTAATTTTTAATCTATTTGTTTAAAAAATGACATTTTTGGATATTTTTGGATATTTTTTGACTAATAAAAATTCAACGGAGTTTCAAATACAAAATCCGCTAAATTAACGTTATGCATTTGCCAAACCTTGCTTTGCCGTGGCAATAACGTTCTTTAAATCAACCCCTTGTGCTTTTGCAGCAAAAATGCAACCACAATAACACTGACGATAAACATCATACTCCTTACAAAGTTCGATAGATCGTTTATAACCATTATTCTTCTTGAAATCAGAAGGCAGATAGTTTACCGAAAAAAGCTCTTGAATCTCAAAACCAATTTGATTAATTTTCTGGCTATTCTTTTTTGGACTTAGCGTTAAAGCACTAGCGAAATAATCAAAGCCCAACTCTTGTGCTTTAATCGCCGCTAAATCTAATCGCATCTTATAACAAAGATGACAACGCTCACCACCTTCTGGTGCATCACGTAGATGCTCAACCTTTTTAATAAATTCTGCTGGTTGATACGGAGCTTCTAAAAACTGAACATTGTTGCCGGTTTTTTGATTGAAATCAGCAATAAATTTTTGTTGCACAACACTACGATACTCATATTCTACTCGCGGGTGAATATTCGAATTAGCAAAATAGATAGTAATATCTGCATACTGAGCCAAATACTCCAGTACATAAGTACTACATGGTGCACAGCAACTATGAATAAGTAACTTTGGTCGCGCTGATGCTAACTGCCAATCAGCAATCACCTCTTTCAAAACTGAATCGTAGTTTACTTTATTATGTGGATTTAATTTTTCAAGAATATCTTTGGCATTAATTAACATTAGGACTCTTTCAAGTATATGGCTGATTGATGAATTTTAAGGCGCGTATAATATAGTGATCTGCTTAAGCGTTCAAGTTTAAGTTACAATTTTGTTTTTCGGAATTAACATTTAATTTTTTCGCTAAATTTGCGGTTATTAAAAACCCTTTTCCTCAAATTTTTAAATGCCAATTTCATCATTTTGCAGCAGTCAAAAAGTGACAAATGCCTAAATCATGAGTTAGACATTTTTAATAAACTGTTTCTAGAAAATTTTTGAATAACTATGCGGCAGTGAACAACATTTAATTATTTATTTTTGGCTGTTAATTTTTCTAAACTACCTACTCGGCAGTGAACTTGTCGGATGATGCTATTTGCTCATTGGTAGGTTTCTAAACTACCTACTCGGCAGTGAACTCGCAATTGAACAAAATCAAGATACCCCCAAGTTTCTAAACTACCTACTCGGCAGTGAACAAGAACATTATACACAATAAACTTTGTTCAGAAAAAGAATAATAACCAATTTATAACTAAAAAACCTTTTTTCACACCCATTTATAATTGTTTGATTTTAAATGAATTATAAGTGTCGGTAAAAAAAGGGTTGTTTTACTAATGTTGTCTAATTACAGACAAAACATTATTCCATTTATCAATTATATTTTTTGCTTTAATATGCGCTGTTTCTCGCTCAATAATTAATTTTGGGCTAGTTCGACATTGAGTAAAAAAGAGTCTTTAAAACTCGAATCTAGTGCTCATAATGCAGGCTTTATTAATTCTATTTGAGAATGCATTCTTTCTAATATCCATATAACCACGATAAGTCATATCAATCATCATCAAATAAAAAATTGCGAGCATGATTTGATCATGATTATTTTGTAAAAAACAGATTTAAAAAACTTTTATTTTCGATAAAAAAGCATCAAAATAATATGTATTTATACTTGCGTTAAATCTATACTTGGCTTTATATTTAATATAATGAAACAAATTGATAAGTTGGTAGCTATCGATTTTTGAATTTGTTCCCTGAATATTCACTGTCTTTAACACTTTCTTTTCATACCATTTATACTAAAATATTAAATTAATTTTTTGTGACGGCATGTTATTTATAATAATTTGAGCAATAAGAAACCGCACTATTGGCGGTTTGAGTAAATTTTTTAACGACCTAATCTGTAGTTAACTAAAATCATGGTGTTGGCATTGTAGTAGTGCGGTTTTCTTCTGTAATATTCGCTTTAACTAATGCTGTTACTTCATCGAAATCTGATTTATTCTGCATAAGTTCACTAAATGTTTTATATTTGTCTAATGTATTAGGTTTTTGAATATCGAATTTCCATAATGCTAAATAAAAGGTCTCTATCGGTGATGACGGTTTATCGTCTTTTTCTAATTTATTGATTTTTGACATTGTTACTTCAAAATATTTTTGAAAATAATCGTCAGACTTAACACAATTTTTTAATATCGGAAAACTGAGATTATCTTTAGTACCGACGCAGATTAAATCTAATTTGTTACCTTCACTAATTTCTTTCGCATCATCTTTATTTTTCAACTCTAGCAATACATATTCAAATTGATTTTTACCATTTGCCACGACGAAGGGTTCACCACTTAAATCAGTTTTTAAGCCTGAAGCTGAAGTTTTAATATTAACATTTTGATTATTATATGTCTTTTCATATTTATATTGGTTGTTGTTATACTCGCTAATTAATTGTAAAGCATTTACAGTAGGTATCGCATGACGAATATTTGAATTTCCTTCATTTCTAAAAATGGAAATATCACCTTTTAAAATCTGTTCTGTGAGTCTTTTTGCATTATCATTAGCAAATGAATTAAAACTAAGTAAAGTCAATATAGAGACAACAATTATTTTTTTCATGTTTCATTTCCATTCAAAACAAATGGAAACAAAATATCAAAAAAATCATTGTTTTTC
This window contains:
- a CDS encoding acyl-CoA dehydratase activase-related protein, which codes for MPKMYRLGLDVGSTTAKCVVLDKQDNFVYTNYVRHNTHIVPTVLSLLDEIKQQLGEEIVLSVKVTGSAGMGISEKADIAFIQEVVAASEVVQRKYPEVRTLIDIGGEDSKMIFFFPDRPPDIRMNGSCAGGTGAFIDQMATLLNTPVQEFDLLATQHDKVFPIASRCGVFAKTDVQNLISRNVSKENIAYSVLHAVCIQLVNTLARGYDIVPKVMLIGGPFSFIPTLGKAALETLKLNEDQIVTTEHPTLLSAWGAAIHAIERSQLTLTEFIDRLNASTKIQVNQSFRLKPLFNQALSFDDWQQKRNYIQIPRLALTAYQKQKAYLGIDSGSTTTKITLISEDDELLFTYYAPNNGHSITALIKGLTVLKDEIAASGKEIIIARTGVTGYGEELLKAAFAIDDGLVETMAHFAAAKHIEPKVSFIMDIGGQDMKAIFIANGVVNHIELNEACSSGCGSFIETFAKSLNSNTIDFADAACKSNNPCDLGTRCTVFMNSKVKQALRENATMGDISAGLAFSVIKNAIHKVLKLHDMRKLGDHIVVQGGTFKNPAVFRALEQLTGAQIASSNIPELMGAYGAALVAKNHYEQQPTPSQFIGLDNLHKAEDNKAKPSRCKGCENKCDIMIYRFANGQRYYSGNKCERFLSNNQYQDKNAFNMFDYKNALLFERTNIHNTESKLNVGIPRVLGQYENFPFWHTLLTNSGINVTLSPYSTHEIYEKGAGTVMSDSICFPAKLVHGHIMELIEQKVDRIFMPMVVFESDQFTNAVNSYNCPIVSSYAEVVNSAINPNQKYNVPLDYPVINFSNQKLLKKGCINYLTSLGIAEKIANQAFSDALAAQAEYKKSLYSKAVEVLNNAKQTGRYVFILAGRPYHSDSLINHKTPEILNALGCDVITEDSVLGAISQLSPELQICSQWSYPNRLYAAASFVAEQPKNIQFVQLNSFGCGPDAIVTDECKAILESKGKTCTIIRIDEITATGSVRLRLRSIIESIRMNHQQPLKVVERKKTAIFAKQDKQRRTILAPYISDFYSPLLPPIFALSGYKLETLPKPDKSSVDWGLKYCNNEICYPATIIVGDIIKALNSGKYQRDEVAIGITQTGGQCRASSYLSLIKKAMISNGFEDIPIVSLSTGNINEIEQPGFRINWLKTLPTTFFAMLFTDSISKMFYSIAPRAKFKQQANQLKELYIRKLQQLINQHKGKKAIFALLKEAVEHFNQIETLNKDCPQIGIVGEIYVKYNSFGNQHSVDWLVDQGIEPVIPPMIEFFAQCFVNYDSNVDNYIVNKSFVAYFVHFFEKVAQKYIDQTNQILSDFKHYQPFHNIRDMAKKAEEILNLANQYGEGWLIPAGIMTFAEHGINNVISLQPFGCIANHVVSKGVEKRMRDLNPKLNLLYLDFDDGAGEVNVLNRLHFMVSSLKYAQLQRIV
- a CDS encoding epoxyqueuosine reductase QueH, whose translation is MLINAKDILEKLNPHNKVNYDSVLKEVIADWQLASARPKLLIHSCCAPCSTYVLEYLAQYADITIYFANSNIHPRVEYEYRSVVQQKFIADFNQKTGNNVQFLEAPYQPAEFIKKVEHLRDAPEGGERCHLCYKMRLDLAAIKAQELGFDYFASALTLSPKKNSQKINQIGFEIQELFSVNYLPSDFKKNNGYKRSIELCKEYDVYRQCYCGCIFAAKAQGVDLKNVIATAKQGLANA
- a CDS encoding OB-fold protein codes for the protein MKKIIVVSILTLLSFNSFANDNAKRLTEQILKGDISIFRNEGNSNIRHAIPTVNALQLISEYNNNQYKYEKTYNNQNVNIKTSASGLKTDLSGEPFVVANGKNQFEYVLLELKNKDDAKEISEGNKLDLICVGTKDNLSFPILKNCVKSDDYFQKYFEVTMSKINKLEKDDKPSSPIETFYLALWKFDIQKPNTLDKYKTFSELMQNKSDFDEVTALVKANITEENRTTTMPTP